In the genome of Thermus caldifontis, the window ACGGTGAAAGGTATCAAAACCCATATCATCGCTCTTCGTTACGATGCCGGTGAAACCCCCGAGTCCTTGGCCGAAGACTATGGCCTTAGCCTTGATGACGTGAAGGAAGCGGTGGTTTTCGAAGGCAGGGCTGCGTGAGCCCCACCTACTTCTGTGACCGGAATCTTGGCCGGAAGTTCCCTCTACGCCTCCGAGAATTAGGTCTCACTGTAGAACTCCACGATGACCATTTCCCACAAGAGGAACGAGACGAAATCTGGATTCCTAGGGTAAGCCTGCAAAATTGGGTAATCCTAACCCTAGACGAAAGGATCCGTTTCAACAAAGTAGAAAAGGCGTTGCTTTTAGCCTATAAAGCTAGGGTGATCCTTTTACCTAACCCCAAAGAACGGACGCCGGGATGGCTTCTCCAAGTGGCCCAAGAGTTTGCAGCAGCCCAAGCCCAGGTTGAGCGCTTCCTAAGCAAGACCCCGTCTCCCTTTGTAGCCCGTTTTGAGGTTAAAGGTAAAGGAGGCAAAAAACGCTATCGCCTACAAAGGCTACTCCCCTAGTCTTCAGTATGCCTGCCCCGTGGCCTTGGTGAGGAGAAGCCTAAACTCGTGGGGGCTGGTAGCGGCGGAAAGGGCGTCCTCCAGGGAGATGAGCCCCCCTGTGTAGAGCTCCACCAGGTGCTGGTCGAAGGTGTGCATCCCGTGGATGGAGCCCTCCATCATGGCCTCCTTGATCTGGGGGGTCTTGTCCTCATCCTTGATGAGCTCCCGCACGTAGGGGGTGGCGATGAGAACCTCCAGGGCCAGCACCCTCCCCTTCCCGTCCGCCCGGGGCAAAAGCCTCTGGGAAAGGAGGCCAAGAAGGGACTCGGCAAGGAGGATGCGCACCTGCTGGTGCTCATGTAGTGGGAAAAACTCAATGATGCGGTTGATGGTCCTCGCCGCATCCAAGGTGTGGAGGGTGGAGAGCACCAGGTGCCCGGTCTGGGCCGCCATGAGGGCGGCCTCCACCGTTTCCTTGTCCCGCATCTCCCCAATCAGGATCACGTCGGGGTCTTGGCGCATGGCGTACTTGACCCCGGAGTAGAAGCTATCCGTGTCCAGCCCCACCTCCCGCTGCACCACCAGGCTCTTCTTGTGCTTGTGCAGGAACTCTATGGGGTCCTCA includes:
- a CDS encoding type IV pilus twitching motility protein PilT, whose translation is MSEALPQEGRQSLLEMLKAMVQARASDIHLQAGAPPVIRVDGKLKPFGNRPLTPKDTEAIAKALLTPEQWEEVEYRKELDFAYTIPGVARFRCNLLRQRGSFGLVMRVVAEAIPSFEALGLPREVMEGLAAKERGLILVTGPTGSGKSTTLAALIDHINLHYAKNIITIEDPIEFLHKHKKSLVVQREVGLDTDSFYSGVKYAMRQDPDVILIGEMRDKETVEAALMAAQTGHLVLSTLHTLDAARTINRIIEFFPLHEHQQVRILLAESLLGLLSQRLLPRADGKGRVLALEVLIATPYVRELIKDEDKTPQIKEAMMEGSIHGMHTFDQHLVELYTGGLISLEDALSAATSPHEFRLLLTKATGQAY